The following are from one region of the Juglans regia cultivar Chandler chromosome 10, Walnut 2.0, whole genome shotgun sequence genome:
- the LOC108997881 gene encoding aldehyde dehydrogenase family 2 member C4-like, producing MGSHGDEYSSASSVKNPTIKFTKLFINGEFVDSVSGKTFETIDPRTGEVIARIAEGDKEDIDFAVKAARHAFDHGPWPRLSGSERGRIMMKFADLLEEHAEELAALDTIDAGKLFSVGKAVDIPHAISCLRYYAGAADKVHGKVLKMSRELHGYTLLEPIGVVGHIIPWNFPTVLLFVKVSPALAAGCTMVVKPAEQTPLSALYYAHLAKLAGIPDGVLNVVTGFGPTAGAAVSSHMDIDAVSFTGSPEVGRKVMQAAAESNLKVVSLELGGKSPLIIFDDADLDMAAELAILGILFNKGEACVASSRVYVQEGIYDELVKKLVEKAKAWVVGDPFDPKVQQGPQVDRKQFERILSYIEHGKREGATLLTGGKPMAQNGYYIEPTIFADVKEEMLIAKDEIFGPVMALAKLKTIEEAIKKANSTRYGLAAGIVTKDLNVANTVSRSVRAGTIWINCYFAFDIDCPFGGYKMSGFGRDYGLEALHKYLQVKSVVTPLYNTPWL from the exons atgggaagTCACGGCGATGAGTACAGCTCGGCCTCTTCGGTGAAGAACCCGACGATTAAGTTCACCAAGCTGTTCATCAATGGAGAATTCGTTGATTCCGTTTCAG gaAAAACGTTCGAAACGATAGATCCAAGAACAGGAGAGGTTATAGCAAGGATTGCAGAAGGAGACAAAGAAGACATCGATTTTGCAGTCAAGGCGGCACGGCACGCTTTCGACCATGGTCCATGGCCTCGCTTGTCAGGTTCT GAGAGAGGAAGGATAATGATGAAATTCGCGGACTTGCTTGAAGAACATGCAGAGGAATTAGCGGCCTTGGATACAATTGATGCTGGGAAGTTGTTCAGTGTTGGCAAGGCCGTGGACATCCCACATGCAATAAGCTGCCTCCGTTATTATGCTGGTGCAGCTGATAAAGTTCATGGAAAAGTACTGAAGATGTCGCGTGAACTTCATGGATACACTTTGCTTGAACCTATTGGTGTCGTGGGGCACATTATTCCCTGGAATTTCCCCACCGTATTGCTCTTTGTGAAGGTTAGCCCCGCTTTAGCTGCCGGGTGCACTATGGTCGTCAAGCCTGCCGAACAAACTCCTCTGTCAGCTCTATATTACGCTCATCTTGCTAAGTTG GCCGGAATCCCAGATGGAGTCCTCAATGTTGTAACTGGATTTGGACCAACCGCTGGGGCTGCCGTGAGCTCTCACATGGACATCGATGCG GTTAGTTTCACTGGTTCCCCAGAAGTAGGTCGCAAAGTAATGCAAGCTGCAGCAGAAAGTAATTTAAAAGTGGTTTCACTTGAATTAGGAGGCAAGTCACCCCTTATAATTTTTGATGATGCCGATTTAGATATGGCTGCCGAGCTTGCTATCTTGGGTATTTTATTTAACAag GGAGAAGCGTGTGTGGCAAGTTCTCGTGTTTATGTTCAAGAAGGGATATATGACGAGCTTGTGAAGAAATTAGTGGAAAAGGCAAAAGCTTGGGTGGTTGGGGATCCTTTTGATCCTAAAGTTCAGCAAGGACCCCAG GTTGATAGGAAGCAGTTTGAAAGAATTCTTTCATACATTGAACATGGCAAGAGAGAAGGAGCCACCCTGCTAACAGGGGGCAAGCCCATGGCTCAGAATGGATATTACATTGAGCCTACTATTTTTGCTGACGTTAAG GAAGAAATGCTTATAGCGAAGGATGAAATATTTGGACCAGTCATGGCTCTTGCAAAGTTAAA AACAATCGAGGAGGCCATTAAGAAGGCCAACAGCACTAGATATGGGCTAGCAGCTGGCATCGTGACAAAGGACTTGAATGTGGCTAACACCGTCTCGAGATCAGTACGTGCAGGCACCATTTGGATCAATTGCTATTTTGCTTTCGACATTGACTGCCCATTCGGAGGGTATAAGATGAGTGGTTTTGGAAGAGATTATGGATTGGAAGCCCTTCACAAGTATCTCCAAGTGAAGTCCGTTGTCACTCCCCTTTATAATACTCCCTGGCTTTGA